In the genome of Bacillus sp. S3, one region contains:
- the hxlB gene encoding 6-phospho-3-hexuloisomerase — translation METTQYLAKVVEELSQTVHLISDSEAEKLVNQILASKKIFVAGAGRSGFMGKSFVMRMMHMGIDAYVVGETVTANLEEGDLLIVGSGSGETKTLVAIAEKAKSLGGTVAAITISPESTIGKLADMIVKLPGVTKDQSEGDYKTIQPMGSLFEQTMLLFYDAIILRFMEKKGLDSTKMYGKHANLE, via the coding sequence TAAGTCAAACGGTACACTTAATCTCTGACTCAGAAGCAGAGAAATTAGTCAATCAGATTTTAGCATCCAAGAAAATCTTTGTGGCAGGTGCTGGCAGATCTGGATTTATGGGTAAATCTTTTGTGATGCGAATGATGCACATGGGGATTGATGCCTATGTAGTTGGTGAAACCGTAACAGCTAACTTAGAAGAGGGCGATCTATTAATCGTTGGTTCAGGTTCAGGAGAAACCAAAACGTTAGTTGCCATTGCTGAAAAAGCGAAAAGCTTAGGAGGTACAGTCGCAGCGATAACCATTTCACCTGAATCAACCATTGGAAAATTAGCCGATATGATTGTTAAATTACCGGGAGTAACGAAAGACCAGTCCGAAGGTGATTACAAGACTATTCAACCAATGGGATCTCTATTTGAGCAAACGATGTTGTTATTTTATGATGCCATAATCCTACGCTTCATGGAAAAAAAAGGCTTAGATTCTACTAAAATGTATGGTAAACATGCGAATCTTGAATAG
- a CDS encoding spore germination protein — protein MPAITGQVQILNIGGGITQVGDSLFISSKEADKTFAGCGGFNTGGLVIANNGISSTNTLDPNIIDQPIAGNN, from the coding sequence TTGCCAGCGATTACTGGGCAGGTTCAAATTCTTAATATAGGTGGTGGCATTACACAAGTTGGAGATAGTCTGTTTATATCATCAAAAGAAGCTGATAAGACGTTTGCAGGCTGTGGGGGATTTAACACAGGCGGATTGGTTATTGCCAATAATGGAATAAGTTCTACCAACACTCTTGACCCTAATATAATAGATCAACCGATTGCGGGAAATAATTAG
- a CDS encoding cell wall hydrolase: MPRVNYRSYEVDEMARMMRAEAEGEGKQGMLYVGNVIVNRCVATCLDFKDVKTIHDVIFQVQGGNYSFEAVQKGNVFYQRARTSEKRLAKQNLNYWRDHPAKFALWYFNPHAPCPPTWYGQPHSGQFKEHCFYEPKAGTCDSVYSG; the protein is encoded by the coding sequence ATGCCAAGAGTAAATTATCGAAGTTATGAAGTAGACGAAATGGCAAGGATGATGAGAGCAGAAGCCGAAGGTGAAGGAAAACAAGGAATGCTATATGTTGGAAATGTAATAGTGAATCGGTGTGTAGCAACCTGTTTAGACTTCAAAGATGTAAAGACTATTCATGATGTTATATTTCAAGTACAAGGAGGAAATTATTCTTTTGAAGCAGTTCAAAAAGGAAATGTTTTTTATCAAAGAGCAAGAACATCTGAAAAAAGATTAGCAAAACAAAATTTGAATTATTGGAGAGATCACCCAGCGAAATTTGCACTATGGTATTTTAATCCACATGCTCCATGTCCTCCAACATGGTACGGTCAACCTCATTCTGGTCAATTTAAAGAACATTGTTTTTATGAACCAAAAGCTGGAACATGTGATAGTGTTTATAGCGGTTAA